A genome region from Microcella alkaliphila includes the following:
- a CDS encoding GuaB3 family IMP dehydrogenase-related protein, producing MEIEIGRAKRARRAYSFDDIAVVPSRRTRDPEVVSLTWTIDAFTFDTPVIAAPMDSVVSPATAIAMGRLGGLGVLDLEGLWTRYEDADAELERIRQLDPSAATAEMQRIYAEPIKPELIRSRLAEIREAGVPVAGALSPQRTQEHFQDVVDAGVDLFVIRGTTVSAEHVARDREPLNLKKFIYELDVPVIVGGAATYTAALHLMRTGAAGVLVGFGGGAASTTRLSLGIHAPMATAVSDVAAARRDYMDESGGRYVHVIADGGLGTSGDIVKAVAMGADAVMLGSALAKATDAPGRGWHWGAEAHHPELPRGNRVAVDQLAPLEQLMFGPSRHADGQVNLMGALRRSMATTGYSDLKEFQRVEVVVAPYHSR from the coding sequence ATGGAAATCGAGATCGGTCGGGCCAAGCGGGCGCGCAGGGCGTACTCCTTCGACGACATTGCGGTGGTGCCGAGCCGCCGCACGCGCGACCCCGAAGTCGTGTCGTTGACGTGGACGATCGATGCCTTCACCTTCGACACCCCGGTTATCGCCGCCCCCATGGACTCGGTCGTCAGCCCCGCGACGGCGATCGCCATGGGACGCCTCGGCGGTCTCGGCGTTCTCGACCTCGAAGGCCTCTGGACCCGCTACGAGGATGCCGATGCCGAACTCGAGCGCATCCGCCAGCTTGACCCGTCGGCAGCGACCGCCGAGATGCAGCGCATCTACGCCGAGCCGATCAAGCCCGAACTGATTCGTTCGCGGCTCGCCGAGATTCGCGAGGCCGGCGTGCCGGTGGCCGGTGCCCTTAGCCCGCAGCGCACGCAGGAGCACTTCCAGGACGTTGTCGACGCCGGTGTCGACCTGTTCGTCATCCGCGGCACGACGGTGAGCGCCGAGCATGTCGCCCGCGACCGCGAGCCGCTGAACTTGAAGAAGTTCATCTACGAGCTCGACGTGCCGGTCATTGTCGGCGGCGCCGCCACGTACACGGCGGCCCTGCACCTCATGCGCACGGGCGCCGCGGGCGTGCTGGTCGGCTTCGGCGGCGGGGCGGCAAGCACCACGCGCCTGAGCCTCGGCATTCACGCCCCGATGGCGACCGCCGTGAGCGACGTCGCCGCGGCCCGCCGCGACTACATGGACGAGTCGGGCGGCCGCTACGTGCACGTCATCGCTGACGGCGGCCTTGGCACGAGCGGCGACATCGTCAAGGCGGTCGCGATGGGGGCGGATGCGGTCATGCTCGGTTCCGCACTCGCGAAGGCGACCGACGCACCCGGTCGAGGGTGGCACTGGGGTGCCGAGGCGCACCACCCCGAGCTTCCCCGCGGCAACCGCGTCGCGGTCGACCAGCTGGCGCCGCTCGAGCAGCTCATGTTCGGGCCGTCGCGCCACGCCGACGGCCAGGTGAACCTCATGGGTGCGCTGCGTCGCTCGATGGCGACGACGGGGTACTCCGACCTGAAAGAGTTCCAGCGCGTCGAGGTCGTCGTCGCGCCGTACCACTCGCGCTAG
- a CDS encoding SURF1 family protein gives MWKLARRPKWIALLILALTVAGVFAAMGQWQLERAVEEAIVVERDTETPTPLVDLAEPQQVMASDASGRIVTVDGSWVEGDELVMTGRQTLTEVNGSRDGDWVVRHLRTADGASLAVAVGVLPEGASIPNLDQGAATLTGRYVPSESPQTSNFEAGERTAIAVADLVNLWPEPGPIYSGYLVLSEAPEGFATIPAPPPVIEGQLNLLNVFYAIEWVLFGGFAVYLWWRLLRDEYEKQLAVEENAGEAARNDQPTRDPARAPEPQPAALN, from the coding sequence GTGTGGAAACTCGCGCGCCGTCCGAAGTGGATCGCCCTGCTCATCCTGGCGCTCACGGTCGCCGGCGTCTTCGCCGCGATGGGCCAGTGGCAGTTGGAGCGCGCCGTCGAGGAGGCCATCGTGGTCGAGCGCGACACCGAGACGCCGACGCCGCTCGTCGACCTCGCCGAGCCGCAGCAGGTGATGGCCTCCGACGCGAGCGGCCGCATCGTCACGGTCGACGGCTCGTGGGTCGAGGGGGACGAGCTCGTGATGACGGGTCGCCAGACGCTCACCGAGGTGAACGGCTCGCGGGACGGCGACTGGGTGGTGCGCCACCTCAGGACGGCCGACGGGGCCAGCCTCGCCGTTGCGGTGGGGGTCCTGCCCGAGGGGGCGAGCATCCCGAACCTGGACCAGGGCGCGGCGACACTCACCGGCCGCTACGTGCCGAGTGAGTCGCCGCAGACGTCGAACTTCGAGGCGGGCGAGCGCACGGCCATCGCCGTCGCCGACCTCGTCAACCTCTGGCCCGAACCCGGACCGATCTACTCGGGCTACCTCGTGTTGAGCGAGGCCCCCGAGGGTTTCGCGACGATCCCGGCACCGCCGCCCGTCATCGAGGGGCAGCTGAACCTCTTGAACGTGTTCTACGCGATCGAGTGGGTGCTGTTCGGCGGCTTCGCCGTCTACCTGTGGTGGCGCCTGTTGCGCGACGAGTACGAGAAGCAGCTCGCCGTCGAGGAGAACGCGGGGGAGGCGGCGCGCAACGATCAGCCCACCCGCGACCCTGCCCGCGCACCGGAGCCCCAGCCCGCCGCCCTAAACTGA
- a CDS encoding DUF3817 domain-containing protein, with protein sequence MAIGPSPKDIPAIRRTLAVYKVSSVLTGTFLLGLVVMMITRYGLGSDIELNGESGFLALTPVGELTGFNLSIFLLAVHGWLYVLYLACDFLLWRLVRWPFWKFLWIAMGGIIPLLSFFFERQVPREVESIIQTLESKQDARPATEGASA encoded by the coding sequence ATGGCGATCGGCCCCAGCCCCAAGGACATCCCCGCGATCCGTCGCACCCTTGCCGTGTACAAGGTCTCTTCCGTGCTGACGGGCACCTTCCTGCTCGGCCTGGTGGTCATGATGATCACCCGCTACGGCCTCGGCAGCGACATTGAGCTGAACGGCGAGAGCGGCTTCCTCGCCCTCACCCCGGTGGGCGAGCTGACGGGCTTCAACCTGTCGATCTTCCTGCTGGCCGTGCACGGCTGGCTGTACGTGCTCTACCTCGCCTGCGACTTCCTCCTGTGGCGACTCGTGCGCTGGCCGTTCTGGAAGTTCCTCTGGATCGCGATGGGCGGCATCATCCCCCTGCTGTCGTTCTTCTTCGAACGCCAGGTTCCCCGTGAGGTCGAGTCGATCATCCAGACGCTCGAATCGAAACAGGATGCTCGCCCCGCGACCGAGGGCGCGTCCGCGTGA